The region AGCGAGGGGGCAACGTCGAACATGGCGGCCACCTCCCCGATGGTATAATACTGCTTCTCTATCTCTTTTTCCTTGTATGGCATAATCCTGTATGGTTAATCGGGCAAAGCAGGCGTAATTTTTGTGCAATAGTTCCTGATTACGGCTAAATATGCTACTTTTGCCCTTATTGTGCTTGTTGGTAACCGCTGTTAAAGAGGTATTACCGTTTGGCAAAAATTAGATATTTTTCGCTCTTAAACAACAAGTATAGCACTAAGTATCTAAAGGCTTAACAATCATACATGAACTCAGCTGAGATTAGACAAAAGTTCCTGGACTTCTTCGCTTCCAAACAGCACCAGATCGTGCCTTCTGCGCCTATCGTGGTAAAGGATGACCCCACCCTGATGTTTATCAACTCGGGCATGGCGCCTTTTAAAGACTATTTTCTGGGCAACAAGCCCGCACCCTCTAAGCGTGTGGCCGATACGCAGAAGTGCCTTCGGGTGAGTGGTAAGCACAACGACCTGGAAGAGGTAGGCTACGACACCTACCACCACACCATGTTCGAAATGCTGGGCAACTGGTCGTTTGGTGACTACTTCAAAAAAGAGGGGCTCGAGTGGTCGTGGGAGTTACTGACGGAAGTATACAAGCTGCCAAAGGACAGGCTATACGTTTCCGTGTTTCAGGGCGACGCGTCGGAGAACCTGCCGATGGACCAGGAGGCCTATGACATCTGGAAGACCATGATCGCAGAAGACCGCATCCTGATGGGCAACAAAAAGGACAACTTCTGGGAGATGGGCGATACCGGCCCCTGCGGTCCCTGCTCGGAAATCCACATCGATCTGCGTTCTGATGAGGAACGCGCGAGCGTAGACGGCAAAACACTGGTCAACGCAGACCATCCGCAGGTGGTGGAGATCTGGAACAACGTATTCATGGAGTTCAATCGCCTGGCTGATGGCACGCTGGTTAAACTGCCTGCCCAGCACGTAGATACCGGCATGGGCTTTGAGCGCCTGTGCATGGCCATCCAGGGCAAGCGCTCCAACTACGATACGGACGTATTCCAGCCGCTGATCCAGTTTATTGCCAAAGAAGCCGACGTAACGTATGGCCAGGACGAGAAGACAGACGTTGCCATCCGCGTAATTGCCGACCACATCCGGGCTATTTCTTTCACGATTGCCGACGGGCAGCTGCCGTCTAACAACAAGGCTGGTTATGTGATCCGCCGTATTCTGCGTCGTGCGGTGCGCTACGGTTTCACTTTCCTGGATTTCAAGAAGCCATTTTTATACAAGCTGACTGAGGTGCTGGCCGAGCAGACCGCGCACGTGTTCCCGGAACTCAAGCAGCAGCTGGGCTTTGTGCAGCGCGTGATTGAAGAAGAGGAGAATGCGTTCCTCCGCACGCTGGAGAACGGCCTGAAGCGTCTCGATGCACTGGAGGAGACTTTCAAGCAGCACAACAACACCATCGACGGCAAAACCGCCTTTGAACTATACGACACCTTCGGCTTCCCGCTGGACCTGACCGCTTTGATCGCCCGCGAGAAGGGGTTGAAAGTAGATGAGCAAGGCTTTGGCAAAGAGATGGAGCAGCAGAAAAATCGCTCCCGCAACGCCTCCGCCACCGAGCAAAGCGACTGGGTGATTCTGCAGCCGGACGTAGTCAACGAGTTCGTGGGCTACGACTGCGACACGACAGACTCCCACATTGTGCGTTACCGCCAGGTGAAAGCCAAGAACAAGAGCGAGTTCCACCTGGTGCTGGACAAGACGCCTTTCTATGCTGAAAGCGGCGGACAGGTAGGCGACGTGGGTTACCTGCTAGCGGACGGCGAACGCGTGGAGGTACTCGACACGAAGAAAGAGAACGACCTTATCCTGCATATCACCAGCAAACTACCCCAAAATTTGGTGGCTGGCTTTAGAGCGGAGATCGATGCGGAGCGCCGCAATATGATCCGTAAAAACCACTCGGCTACGCACTTGCTGCATGCTGCCTTAAGAAAAGTTTTAGGCGACCACGTGCAGCAGCGCGGCTCGCTGGTAAACGAGAAAATACTACGTTTCGACTTCTCGCACTTTGCGAAGGTAGAGGAGGCAGAGCTTCGTGAAATCGAGCACATCGTGAACGAGCGCGTGCGCCAATCTATTCCGTTGGATGAGCGTCGCAACGTGCCGATTGACGAAGCCAAAAACATGGGCGCCACCGCTTTGTTCGGAGAGAAGTATGGCGACTTTGTTCGTGTGATTACCTTCGGCAGCGATTACTCTGTAGAGCTTTGCGGCGGCACGCACGTGCACAACACCGGCAACATTGGTTACTTTAAGATCATTTCGGAAAGCTCTGTGGCCGCGGGCGTGCGCCGTATAGAGGCCACTACAGCCGAGGCAGCGGAAGAATACATGCAGCAGCAACTGAACGAGCTGAATGCGGTGCGCGAGGTGCTGAATACGCAGAGCAACGTATCGGGTGCGGTACAGAAGATGCAGGACGACCTAAAAGCCATGCAAAAGCAGCTGGAGGCCTTTGAGTTGAAGCAACTGAGCGGACTGAAGGAAACACTGGCGCAGAAAGCGCAGCAGCTGGATGGAATTAACCTGATCACCGAGCGCGTGGACCTGAGCTCTGCCGACTACCTCAAAAAGCTGGCTTTCGACATGCGCCAGGTCGTGGAGAACCTCGTGCTTATACTTGCCGCCGAAATCGATGGCAAGCCTCAGATCGCGGTGATGCTATCGGATAACCTGGTGCAGGACAGGAATCTGAACGCGAGCCAGCTGGTGCGCGAACTGGCCAAGGAAATTAAGGGCGGCGGCGGCGGACAACCCTTCTATGCCACAGCGGGAGGTAAAGATGCCGCTGGCCTGAGTGCCGTGCCTGCTAAAGCGGTTGAACTTATAAAAACAATGATTAATGGTTAATTAATAATGAATAATGGAGAGTGATAAATTAGTCATTCTTCATTCTTCATTAATCATTATAAAGAAATGGATAAAGCGATAAGAGATAAGTATCAAGCCATTATAGGTTTAGAAGTACACGCGCAGCTGTTAACCGATAGCAAAGCCTATTCCTCCGACTCGACAGAATACGGCATGCTGCCCAACACCAACCTGAGCGAGATCACGCTGGGCCACCCGGGCACCCTGCCGCGCGTGAACAAGCGCGTGGTGGAGATGGCCGTGAAAATGGGTTTGGCTACGAATTGCGAGATCACGAAGTATAACGTGTACGCCCGCAAAAACTATTTCTATCCGGACCTTCCGAAGGGCTACCAGATCACGCAGGACAAAACCCCGATTTGTACCCACGGCCACCTCTTGATTAAAGATGCTGCCGGCGAAGAGAAAAAGATCGGCATTACCCGCATCCACATGGAGGAAGACGCCGGTAAGTCGATGCACCTGCCGGGTGAGGTGGAGACGCTGGTGGACTTTAACCGCGCCGGCGTGCCGCTCATCGAGATCGTGTCGGAGCCGGATATCCGTGATTCGGAGGAAGCCTATAATTACCTGATCGAGATCAAGCGCCTGGTTCGTTACCTGGATATCTGCGACGGCAACATGGAGGAAGGCTCGCTTCGCTGCGACGCTAACATCTCGGTAATGCTGAAGGACTCACCGCTTTGGGGAACCAAGGTGGAGGTGAAGAACATGAACTCCTTCCGCAACGTGCAGCGTGCCATCGAGCACGAGATCGAGCGCCAGATCATGGTGCTGGAGAACGGCGGTAAGGTAGACGGCGAAACGCGTAACTTCGATGCCAACACCGGTTCCACCACGGCCATGCGCTCCAAGGAAACGCTGAACGATTACCGCTACTTCCCGGAGCCGGACCTTCCGCCGCTGGTGATTGAGCAGGAGTGGCTGGAGTCTGTGAAGGCGGCGATGCCAAGCCTGCCGCAGGAGTTGTATAAGCGTTTTGTGTCCGAGTTCGGCCTGCCGGAGTACGATGCCGCCGTGCTGACTGACGCCAAGGAGATCGCTTTATACTTTGAGCAACTGGCCAAGCACACCAAAAACTATAAAGCGGCTTCTAACTGGGTGATGGGCCCTATAAAGTCATACCTGAACGAGCTGCAGCTGCACATCAGGGACTTCCCGCTGAAGCCGGAACAAATCGCGGAGCTTATTGCTTTAGTAGATGAGAACAAGGTAAGTCACTCGGTGGCAGCCAAGAAAGTATTCCCTTTCATGCTGGAGCACCCGGAGTATTCAGCGCAACGTGTAGCCGAGGAGCAGAACCTGTTGCAGGAATCCGATACTGACGAGCTGGCACAGATTGTGCAGCAGGTGCTGACTGAGAACCCCGCCAAAGTGGAGGAGTACAAAGCCGGCAAGCAGTCGCTGATCGGGATGTTTATGGGGGAGATCATGAAGAAGACCAAGGGAAAGGCCGACCCGAAAGTGACAAACCAATTGTTAAGAGAGAAACTGAACGCCTAAAATAGCTAACCATGAAGTTAAAGAACATGTTGGCAGTAGCTTCCGCTGCTGTTATACTTGCCAGTTGCCAGGGAAACAAGCCTGCCACAAACGGCGAAGGCAGTTATACCATACAGGGCAAGCTCAACAACGCCACACCCGGGCAGATATACCTTTTTGAGCTGGGGGAGCAGAGCTTTGAGCCACGCGACACCGCCGAACTGAGCGACGAGGGGACCTTTACCTTCTCGGGTAAGGTGGAGGAGCCGACGTTCTACCGCATAGCACTGGACCAGCAGAACGGCTTGATGCTGGTGCTGGAGGAAGGCAAGATCGCCGTAGAGGCCGACGCCAAAGACCTTAACGGAACGGCAAAAGTGGAAGGGTCTGAGGAGTCGAAGCTGTTTATGGAGCTGAACCAACTGGTGAACGATACGCGCAAGCAGCAATCAGAACTGGAGCAGCAATTTGCCAAGGCCATGCAGGAAGGCAACACGGAAGAAGCGGAGCGCCTGCGTGCCGAGTACTTCAGGCAGCAAAACAGTATTAAGGACTTCATCGCGCAGCATCCCCAGTCTATAGTGTCAGCTTTTGGTACGGCCAGCCTGATAGACCCTGTTAATGATTTCGCCTTTGCCGATAGTATGGCCACGCTTTACAACCAGCACATCCCGAACTCTAAGTATACCGCGTTGGTGAACGAGCGCCTGAAGCCTCACCGCAGCACGGCTATCGGCCAGCTCGCGCCGGATATCACGCTCCCCAGCCCGGATGGCAGTACAAAGTCGCTCTCATCGCTGCGCGGAAAGTATGTGCTGATCGACTTTTGGGCCAGCTGGTGCGGTCCTTGCCGCCAGGAGAACCCGAACGTGGTGCGCATGTACAACAAGTTGAAAAACGAAGGCAAAGGCTTTGAGATCTTTGGCGTTTCGCTGGACCAGTCGGAGGAGAAGTGGCTGGCCGCCATTGAGAAAGATAAGCTTACATGGCCGCAGGTGTCTGACCTGAAAGGGTGGGAGAGCACTGCCGCACAACTTTACAACGTGACGGCTATCCCGCAGACAGTGCTGCTTGATCCGGAAGGAAAGATTGTTGCCAAAGGTTTGAGGGGAGAGGCACTCGAGCAGAAACTGGAGGAACTCCTGACGCAAAACTAGAAATCTCCGTGACGAGGAAGATTCCTCATTTCCTGACCATTCAAAAAAGGGCGGCCTTCCATACTTTGGAAGGCCGCCCTTTTTTTATACTTCATACCTAAAAGTATGAATCCTGGAGTATACTTCCCTCTTAGGAGGTTATAGGTTAAAGGTCTTCTGCAGCGCCCCCCACAGCAGCTTTTTGTGCTCCAAATTGTGCTCTAGTAGGCTGAGTGCCTGTGAGAAAACCACGGGCACCTTGCCTACGGTTACCGGGCTGTACAGCGTGAACTTCTCGTGCGGCAGCGCCGTTTCGATGCGGCTGGCAAAGCTGATGATATAGTTTACCGGCAGCTCCCGCTGCAGTTCCTCGAACAGCGCCAATTCCCCGGATATGTTATTCACGTAAGCCACATCCGCAGGCTTCAGACCAATGGCCGAGAGAATCTTTTGCAGAAACTGCAGCTGCGGCAGCTGGGCGAATTCGACATCCGGTATCGTAACCAGAATGACCACCCCTTTTTGGTTTTGCCCGCTTATTTTATACTTCTGTTGCTGCGGTGCGGCCTCCTTTTTGGGGATTTTTGGCAACTCATGTACCACCTGGTTGGCAGGTACAGGGGCAGCTATAGTAGCCGGTGAGGTGGCCTCAACCTCTATGGCGTTGGTCTCCTGTACCTCCACCGGTTCGGGTGCCACGGGGGCAGACACAGCACTTTCGCCCTCTACCAAATAAATAGTTTCGGGGATGAAGCTTTTGAGAAACTCACTGCTGATAGCTGCCTGTAGACCTGCCATGTATACTTAGTCGTTCGTGTCTTCTTTGATGTTGAAAATGGAGCGCAGTTCTGTTGCCTCGCTTGGCTTCATGCGTCCGGCCAGTACCAGGCGCAGCTGGCGGCGGCGCAGGGCTTCGTTGTAAAGCCTAACCTCCTCCTCTGTCTCAGGAATGGCCTCCGGCACATCGATCGGGTTGCCCAGCTGATCTACCGCCACAAAGGTGAAGAACGCCTGGTTCGACATTACTTTCCTGCCGCTTGGGATGTCCTCGGCATACACTACGATGTGCACTTCCATGGAGGAGTTGAAGGCGCGGGTCACCTTGGCCTCCAGCGTGACCACATTGCCAAGCCGTATACTTTCGGAGAAGGATACATTATCCACCGAAGCTGTTACCACGATGCGGTTGGAGTGCTTCTGCGCTGCAATAGCCGACACAATGTCCATCCAGTGCATCATTCTGCCGCCCATCAGGTTGTGAAGGGTATTGGTGTCGTTGGGTAACACCAGCTCCGTCATGATGACGTATGAATCAGATACTTTTTTTTGTTTACGCATTCCAGATTGTTGTTTGTACGGGCAAAGATAAGGCGCCGGCGCCAAACGATAAAATCTACTTCAGGGGCTACACAAAGTATAAGTAGTCCTGCTATTCGCCTCCGCTCCAGCCGGAGCGACCCAGCAGCGGCACAAACTTAAAGTCACTGAAAGCTTCCTTCGTGAACTCATTTTCCTCCACCCGCGTGATGCGCAGCATCTTTTGTGACTTTTCATCTCCCACAGGTATAACTAGAATGCCGCCTACATTCAGCTGGCGCAGCAGCTCTTTGGGCACCACGGGTGCACCGGCCGTCACGATGATCTTATCGAAAGGCGCCTGGGAAGGAAGGCCAAGGGAGCCGTCGCCATGGAAGGTATGGGGCTGGAGGCCGTGCTTACGGAAGAACAGGCGGGCCTTTTCGTACAGCGGCCTGTTATACTCGATGGTGTAGACGTTTGGCGTGAGTTGCAGGAGGATGGTGCACTGGTAACCGGAGCCGGTGCCAATCTCCAGCACCTTATCGGTAGGTTTTAGCCGCAGCAGCTCGCTCTGAAACGCCACCGTATACGGCTGCGAGATGGTCTGGCCTTCTCCGATGGGGAAGGCCTTGTCCTGGTAGGCCTGCTCCAGAAATGCTTTGTCGAAGAAGAAGTGAC is a window of Pontibacter kalidii DNA encoding:
- the alaS gene encoding alanine--tRNA ligase yields the protein MNSAEIRQKFLDFFASKQHQIVPSAPIVVKDDPTLMFINSGMAPFKDYFLGNKPAPSKRVADTQKCLRVSGKHNDLEEVGYDTYHHTMFEMLGNWSFGDYFKKEGLEWSWELLTEVYKLPKDRLYVSVFQGDASENLPMDQEAYDIWKTMIAEDRILMGNKKDNFWEMGDTGPCGPCSEIHIDLRSDEERASVDGKTLVNADHPQVVEIWNNVFMEFNRLADGTLVKLPAQHVDTGMGFERLCMAIQGKRSNYDTDVFQPLIQFIAKEADVTYGQDEKTDVAIRVIADHIRAISFTIADGQLPSNNKAGYVIRRILRRAVRYGFTFLDFKKPFLYKLTEVLAEQTAHVFPELKQQLGFVQRVIEEEENAFLRTLENGLKRLDALEETFKQHNNTIDGKTAFELYDTFGFPLDLTALIAREKGLKVDEQGFGKEMEQQKNRSRNASATEQSDWVILQPDVVNEFVGYDCDTTDSHIVRYRQVKAKNKSEFHLVLDKTPFYAESGGQVGDVGYLLADGERVEVLDTKKENDLILHITSKLPQNLVAGFRAEIDAERRNMIRKNHSATHLLHAALRKVLGDHVQQRGSLVNEKILRFDFSHFAKVEEAELREIEHIVNERVRQSIPLDERRNVPIDEAKNMGATALFGEKYGDFVRVITFGSDYSVELCGGTHVHNTGNIGYFKIISESSVAAGVRRIEATTAEAAEEYMQQQLNELNAVREVLNTQSNVSGAVQKMQDDLKAMQKQLEAFELKQLSGLKETLAQKAQQLDGINLITERVDLSSADYLKKLAFDMRQVVENLVLILAAEIDGKPQIAVMLSDNLVQDRNLNASQLVRELAKEIKGGGGGQPFYATAGGKDAAGLSAVPAKAVELIKTMING
- the gatB gene encoding Asp-tRNA(Asn)/Glu-tRNA(Gln) amidotransferase subunit GatB is translated as MDKAIRDKYQAIIGLEVHAQLLTDSKAYSSDSTEYGMLPNTNLSEITLGHPGTLPRVNKRVVEMAVKMGLATNCEITKYNVYARKNYFYPDLPKGYQITQDKTPICTHGHLLIKDAAGEEKKIGITRIHMEEDAGKSMHLPGEVETLVDFNRAGVPLIEIVSEPDIRDSEEAYNYLIEIKRLVRYLDICDGNMEEGSLRCDANISVMLKDSPLWGTKVEVKNMNSFRNVQRAIEHEIERQIMVLENGGKVDGETRNFDANTGSTTAMRSKETLNDYRYFPEPDLPPLVIEQEWLESVKAAMPSLPQELYKRFVSEFGLPEYDAAVLTDAKEIALYFEQLAKHTKNYKAASNWVMGPIKSYLNELQLHIRDFPLKPEQIAELIALVDENKVSHSVAAKKVFPFMLEHPEYSAQRVAEEQNLLQESDTDELAQIVQQVLTENPAKVEEYKAGKQSLIGMFMGEIMKKTKGKADPKVTNQLLREKLNA
- a CDS encoding TlpA disulfide reductase family protein — its product is MKLKNMLAVASAAVILASCQGNKPATNGEGSYTIQGKLNNATPGQIYLFELGEQSFEPRDTAELSDEGTFTFSGKVEEPTFYRIALDQQNGLMLVLEEGKIAVEADAKDLNGTAKVEGSEESKLFMELNQLVNDTRKQQSELEQQFAKAMQEGNTEEAERLRAEYFRQQNSIKDFIAQHPQSIVSAFGTASLIDPVNDFAFADSMATLYNQHIPNSKYTALVNERLKPHRSTAIGQLAPDITLPSPDGSTKSLSSLRGKYVLIDFWASWCGPCRQENPNVVRMYNKLKNEGKGFEIFGVSLDQSEEKWLAAIEKDKLTWPQVSDLKGWESTAAQLYNVTAIPQTVLLDPEGKIVAKGLRGEALEQKLEELLTQN
- a CDS encoding acyl-CoA thioesterase, giving the protein MRKQKKVSDSYVIMTELVLPNDTNTLHNLMGGRMMHWMDIVSAIAAQKHSNRIVVTASVDNVSFSESIRLGNVVTLEAKVTRAFNSSMEVHIVVYAEDIPSGRKVMSNQAFFTFVAVDQLGNPIDVPEAIPETEEEVRLYNEALRRRQLRLVLAGRMKPSEATELRSIFNIKEDTND
- a CDS encoding protein-L-isoaspartate(D-aspartate) O-methyltransferase, whose protein sequence is MQTDSYRHKGMRRALVKLLREKGIRDERVLAAIESVPRHFFFDKAFLEQAYQDKAFPIGEGQTISQPYTVAFQSELLRLKPTDKVLEIGTGSGYQCTILLQLTPNVYTIEYNRPLYEKARLFFRKHGLQPHTFHGDGSLGLPSQAPFDKIIVTAGAPVVPKELLRQLNVGGILVIPVGDEKSQKMLRITRVEENEFTKEAFSDFKFVPLLGRSGWSGGE